A part of Ornithodoros turicata isolate Travis unplaced genomic scaffold, ASM3712646v1 Chromosome11, whole genome shotgun sequence genomic DNA contains:
- the LOC135371410 gene encoding uncharacterized protein LOC135371410 gives MQQGSIVKPVRFLTRKHVFPTNLEKMNVMRAVQVLSPPVPAALKLLEQQAGHTCDASFSQVGETVEFMDTMHRWFVLMDVSNCTQHIHQNYADTKQYFCETDERLEWLESTFLEYLGELKSQCHIKNFLTKETFNGLLLITRSNVDCTRYLLRVMNFGFVLTRKMSSDPTESFFGWSRKTAGSNDQTDVRAVLSGIEKTLKTGIASTSRDSNVVAEENHPCSSGGVPMSKVQATDRVDVEQFPTDATRALIYHLERTEALAPTPEVAALAMVGGYLATVISESIACEQCTGLVQKPDSLAPSDALIKHQDRGGLFYPSQQLLVVLHCLKIYIQVMLAKRRNLKHPLKAAVEHATAILSERQILKCSVPGHHRQFLEVLLTKFFRPLFTNFALGVTDKYDMAKIFTSKPLSREALKL, from the coding sequence ATGCAGCAAGGCAGCATTGTGAAGCCCGTGAGGTTCCTGACTAGGAAGCACGTTTTCCCCACTAATCTGGAGAAAATGAACGTGATGAGGGCAGTGCAGGTGTTATCGCCCCCTGTGCCAGCGGCACTCAAACTGCTGGAGCAGCAAGCCGGCCACACCTGCGATGCGAGCTTCTCGCAAGTCGGAGAAACGGTAGAGTTCATGGATACTATGCATCGGTGGTTTGTGCTGATGGATGTCAGCAATTGCACTCAGCATATCCACCAGAACTACGCTGACACTAAGCAGTACTTTTGTGAAACAGACGAGCGACTGGAGTGGCTTGAAAGTACTTTCCTGGAGTACTTGGGCGAGCTCAAGAGCCAGTGCCATATAAAAAACTTTCTCACAAAGGAGACTTTTAATGGGCTTCTGCTTATAACACGTTCCAATGTGGACTGCACGAGGTACTTGCTTCGGGTTATGAATTTCGGCTTTGTATTGACCAGAAAGATGTCGTCTGACCCTACTGAGTCTTTCTTCGGGTGGTCGAGAAAGACAGCTGGGAGTAATGACCAAACAGATGTCCGGGCTGTGCTTTCTGGCATCGAAAAGACTTTGAAGACGGGTATTGCCTCTACATCACGGGACAGCAATGTAGTTGCTGAGGAGAACCATCCTTGCTCCTCGGGAGGCGTGCCAATGTCAAAGGTACAAGCCACAGACAGGGTGGATGTAGAACAGTTCCCTACCGATGCAACTAGAGCACTGATTTACCACCTCGAACGAACAGAGGCGCTGGCTCCTACTCCTGAAGTTGCAGCGCTAGCCATGGTGGGTGGCTACTTGGCCACGGTTATTAGCGAAAGCATTGCTTGTGAGCAGTGTACTGGACTCGTGCAAAAGCCTGACTCATTGGCCCCGTCTGACGCGCTCATTAAACATCAAGATAGAGGTGGACTCTTCTATCCGTCTCAACAGCTACTTGTGGTGCTGCATTGCTTGAAAATCTACATTCAAGTGATGCTAGCAAAGAGGAGGAACTTGAAACATCCCCTTAAAGCAGCTGTGGAGCACGCTACTGCAATATTAAGCGAGCGGCAAATATTAAAATGCTCGGTTCCTGGACATCACCGGCAGTTTCTGGAAGTGTTACTGACCAAGTTTTTCCGCCCACTGTTTACAAATTTTGCTCTAGGAGTCACAGACAAGTATGACATGGCAAAAATTTTCACCTCCAAGCCACTCTCACGGGAGGCACTAAAACTATAA